In the genome of Triticum urartu cultivar G1812 chromosome 5, Tu2.1, whole genome shotgun sequence, one region contains:
- the LOC125506023 gene encoding uncharacterized protein LOC125506023: MSETTDKLQNLLESVIRRLDANQKTADECHQAQVTYNDQVSAEVKLLSKQIDLTQADVDEARKATPIVDPAATVSGAASPSGVTATADSSAHPPPPPPSRPPPLPLYTDGATQLPFARLVNHGPPLLNARSPSSSELDRHDDHYIKPPKHDFPRFDSDAPRIWLDRYTTSFELYRVPQHN; encoded by the coding sequence ATGTCGGAGACCACGGACAAGTTGCAGAACTTGCTCGAGTCCGTCATCCGCCGTCTCGACGCAAATCAGAAGACCGCCGACGAATGCCACCAGGCGCAGGTCACCTACAACGACCAAGTCTCCGCCGAGGTCAAGCTCCTGTCCAAGCAGATCGACCTCACGCAAGCCGATGTGGACGAGGCCCGCAAGGCTACGCCGATCGTGGATCCCGCGGCGACCGTCTCCGGCGCCGCATCTCCATCGGGCGTCACGGCCACCGCGGACTCCTCCGCGcaccccccaccaccaccaccgagTCGCCCTCCGCCACTGCCCCTCTACACCGACGGTGCAACACAGCTTCCGTTCGCCCGCCTCGTCAACCACGGTCCGCCGCTGCTCAACGCGCGGTCACCGTCGTCCTCGGAGCTCGACCGCCACGACGACCACTACATCAAGCCGCCCAAGCACGATTTCCCGCGGTTCGACAGCGACGCCCCGCGCATCTGGCTGGACCGCTACACAACCTCCTTCGAGCTGTACCGCGTGCCACAACACAACTAG